The genome window GTACCGCCGCAATCCGCAAAAGGCCGAAGGGGGTCTGCTCCATAGAAACACCTATGTTAGTTCAAGGCAGGAAGTGGCGGGAAACAACAGTCCCTCCGGAGGTGTCATGGCGTCTTCGGTATGAGCACTCACCTTTTTGGGTTGGGGCAGAATGGCCCCGGAGGACGTGCTCACGGCTGTCCGGCACGGCGTCACAGCCAACCGCGAGGCGAGGACGTTTGTGAGCGCTGAAAGCCAGCGAAGACGACCGAGAGCCGACGCCATGACAGCAGCGTTTGATGCTGCGGCAATGCGGAACCTCCGGAGAGAAAACAGCGACACCCAGCGGTGAAGTAGCCACAAGGTGGGTGTgcaaagtttttatttatttataatttttataattcacacaaaa of Nerophis lumbriciformis linkage group LG22, RoL_Nlum_v2.1, whole genome shotgun sequence contains these proteins:
- the smdt1a gene encoding essential MCU regulator, mitochondrial, translated to MASALGRLRWLSALTNVLASRLAVTPCRTAVSTSSGAILPQPKKTPFGLLRIAAVLVPFLYVGTRISKNFAALLEEHDIFIPEDDDDY